One window from the genome of Betaproteobacteria bacterium encodes:
- a CDS encoding NAD kinase has protein sequence MPLPFKTVAVVGKSDATVLPEKLDQVVAVLRSRGVAVLMDTRTAQAARTPPDEAIALEDLAARADLTVVVGGDGTLLSCARLMAAHGVPLIGVNLGRLGFLTDIPVDRVSETLSAVLDGDFVAEERLMLSARVLRAGREIFSTCAMNDVVVSRAGTGSMIEFAVHVDGEFIYSLRADGIIAATPTGSTAYALSSGGPILHPGLSAVALVPISPHTLSNRPVAIHSSSRIDIVLVRGPGARANFDVQSHVDLDANDVVGISAAPKPAILLHPRGYRYFSMLRDKLRWNERNA, from the coding sequence ATGCCATTGCCCTTCAAGACCGTTGCCGTCGTGGGAAAAAGCGACGCGACGGTACTCCCGGAAAAGCTCGACCAGGTGGTTGCGGTGCTCCGTTCGCGCGGGGTAGCCGTGCTGATGGACACCCGGACGGCGCAGGCGGCGCGGACGCCGCCCGACGAGGCGATCGCACTCGAGGACCTGGCCGCACGCGCCGACCTCACCGTGGTCGTGGGCGGGGACGGAACGCTCCTTTCCTGCGCCCGTCTCATGGCCGCCCACGGCGTGCCGCTCATCGGAGTGAACCTCGGCCGGCTCGGGTTTCTCACGGACATTCCCGTTGACAGGGTGTCCGAGACGCTCTCGGCCGTCCTCGACGGCGACTTCGTGGCGGAGGAACGGTTGATGCTGTCGGCCCGCGTGCTGCGGGCCGGCCGCGAGATCTTCTCGACCTGCGCGATGAACGATGTGGTGGTGAGCCGCGCCGGTACCGGCAGCATGATCGAGTTCGCCGTACATGTGGACGGGGAGTTCATCTACAGCCTGCGCGCCGACGGCATCATCGCCGCCACGCCCACGGGTTCCACCGCCTACGCGCTGTCCTCGGGCGGGCCCATTCTCCACCCGGGACTGTCGGCCGTGGCGCTCGTCCCGATCTCGCCGCACACGCTCTCCAACCGGCCGGTGGCGATCCACAGCTCCTCGCGCATCGACATCGTTCTCGTTCGCGGGCCGGGCGCACGCGCCAACTTCGACGTGCAGTCGCACGTCGACCTGGACGCGAACGACGTGGTCGGCATCTCTGCAGCCCCGAAACCGGCGATCCTTCTCCATCCCCGCGGCTATCGCTATTTCTCCATGCTGCGCGACAAGTTGCGCTGGAACGAGCGCAACGCCTGA
- the recN gene encoding DNA repair protein RecN translates to MLRALALRDFVIVETLDLELATGFTALTGETGAGKSILVDALGLVLGARADPGVIRPGAERADLSAEFDVSGLEAARRWLEANDLEEEGGESCLLRRTIDRTGRSRGFVNGRPATATQLRELGDFLVDVHGQHEHQWLSQRDYQRRLLDVFGGAEAEARETARLHGEWRRAAQARAARERASESSAREREFLRDEIRDLETLAFTPESWAQESTEHRRLAHAQELIAHCRAAVEAADEAEPSATGLIANAVARLAQAAQVDATLEEARRDLETAAAHAAEAAHHLRRYLQGIEPDPARLDALERRLRLVHDASRRLRVEPAGLPEALASRRARLAEIGGDGSSEALRERETAAGAAYREAAGVLSSKRRDAARRMGEEVTKRLQGLAMEGGRLEVSLEPLPEPAAHGHEGVEFRVAAHAGQPAGPVGKVASGGELSRLALAIQVLMGGRAGIPTLVFDEVDAGIGGRVAEIVGSLLAELSRHHQVLCVTHLPQVAAFARHQLRVAKLVQPRGTLAAVDVLDAAGRIEEIARMLGGARITETTRRHAEEMLGQGAASVAEAKAGTTSVAGRVRQRGRSAH, encoded by the coding sequence ATGCTCCGCGCCCTGGCGCTTCGCGACTTCGTGATCGTCGAGACGCTCGACCTCGAGCTGGCGACGGGGTTCACCGCGCTCACGGGGGAAACAGGCGCCGGCAAGTCGATCCTGGTCGATGCGCTGGGCCTCGTCCTCGGAGCCCGGGCCGATCCCGGGGTGATCCGTCCCGGCGCGGAACGCGCCGACCTCAGCGCGGAGTTCGACGTGTCCGGCCTGGAGGCAGCGCGCCGCTGGCTCGAGGCCAACGACCTGGAGGAAGAGGGTGGCGAGTCCTGTCTCCTGCGGCGCACGATCGACCGCACCGGACGCTCGCGCGGATTCGTGAACGGCCGCCCGGCCACCGCCACGCAGCTTCGCGAGCTGGGGGATTTCCTGGTGGACGTCCACGGGCAGCACGAGCATCAGTGGCTGTCGCAGCGCGACTACCAGCGGCGCCTGCTCGACGTGTTCGGGGGCGCCGAGGCCGAGGCGCGCGAGACGGCGCGCCTTCATGGAGAATGGCGGCGCGCCGCGCAGGCGCGCGCGGCCCGGGAGCGCGCGAGCGAATCATCCGCCCGGGAGCGTGAATTCCTGCGCGACGAGATCCGGGACCTGGAAACGCTCGCCTTCACCCCCGAGTCCTGGGCGCAGGAGTCGACCGAACATCGACGCCTGGCCCACGCGCAGGAATTGATCGCGCATTGCCGGGCTGCCGTGGAGGCCGCGGACGAGGCCGAGCCCAGCGCAACGGGCCTCATCGCGAACGCGGTCGCCCGTCTTGCGCAAGCCGCGCAGGTCGATGCGACCCTCGAGGAGGCCCGGCGCGACCTCGAGACCGCGGCGGCCCACGCCGCGGAGGCCGCGCATCACCTGCGCCGCTACCTTCAGGGGATCGAGCCCGATCCCGCACGTCTGGATGCGCTCGAACGCAGGCTACGGCTCGTCCACGACGCCTCGCGGCGCCTGCGGGTCGAGCCCGCCGGGCTTCCCGAGGCATTGGCTTCGCGTCGCGCGCGGCTTGCGGAGATCGGCGGCGACGGAAGTTCCGAGGCACTTCGCGAGCGCGAAACGGCCGCCGGGGCCGCGTATCGCGAGGCGGCCGGCGTGCTGTCCTCGAAGCGGCGCGATGCCGCGCGCCGGATGGGTGAAGAGGTGACGAAGAGGCTGCAGGGCCTTGCGATGGAAGGCGGGAGGCTCGAGGTGAGCCTCGAACCCCTGCCGGAGCCCGCGGCGCACGGTCATGAGGGAGTTGAATTCCGCGTTGCGGCGCACGCCGGCCAGCCCGCAGGGCCCGTGGGCAAGGTCGCCTCCGGCGGCGAACTGTCGCGACTCGCGCTCGCCATCCAGGTTCTCATGGGCGGACGCGCGGGCATTCCCACGCTTGTGTTCGACGAGGTGGACGCGGGAATTGGCGGGCGCGTCGCGGAAATCGTCGGCTCCCTGCTGGCGGAACTCTCGCGCCATCACCAGGTGCTGTGCGTCACTCACCTTCCCCAGGTGGCGGCATTCGCCAGGCACCAGTTGCGCGTGGCCAAGCTGGTTCAACCGCGGGGCACGCTGGCGGCGGTGGACGTGCTCGATGCGGCCGGGCGCATCGAGGAAATCGCGCGCATGCTGGGCGGCGCCCGCATCACCGAGACGACCCGGCGGCACGCCGAGGAGATGCTGGGTCAGGGAGCTGCGTCCGTTGCAGAGGCGAAAGCCGGAACGACAAGTGTCGCCGGACGAGTCCGCCAGCGCGGGCGGTCGGCCCACTGA
- the hrcA gene encoding heat-inducible transcriptional repressor HrcA, producing the protein MLNDRAQALLKILVERYIADGQPVGSRALSRASNLELSPATIRNVMADLEEMGFVSSPHTSAGRVPTPKGYRLFVDTLLTVRPLEEVERAQIEGSLLPDDPHRVVAAASQLLSDLTHFAGVVISPRRRAALRHVEFFHLSEKRVLLIIVASDGEVQNRVLVTDRPYSAAQLIEAASAINQIYSGHDFASIASRVRGELLDLHHDISSLMRAAIETGGEPMRLTDDGVVLSGERNLLELEDLSSDRVRLRKLFDLFERKAQLLGLVDESERAEGVKIFIGGDSALVPLDECSIVTAPYEVDGRVVGTVGVIGPTRMAYERVIPIVDVTAKLISSALSQH; encoded by the coding sequence ATGCTGAACGATCGCGCCCAGGCGCTGCTCAAGATCCTCGTCGAGCGCTACATTGCGGACGGCCAGCCCGTCGGCTCCCGCGCGCTCTCCCGTGCCTCGAACCTCGAGCTTTCGCCGGCCACGATCAGGAACGTGATGGCCGACCTCGAGGAGATGGGCTTCGTTTCCAGCCCGCACACCTCGGCGGGCCGGGTGCCCACGCCGAAGGGCTACCGGCTGTTCGTCGACACGTTGCTCACCGTGCGCCCGCTGGAGGAGGTCGAACGCGCCCAGATCGAAGGCAGCCTCCTGCCGGACGACCCGCACCGGGTCGTGGCGGCCGCTTCACAACTCCTGTCGGACCTCACACATTTTGCCGGGGTGGTGATCTCACCGCGGCGCCGCGCGGCCCTGCGCCACGTGGAGTTCTTCCATCTCTCGGAAAAGCGCGTGCTCCTCATCATCGTCGCCTCCGACGGCGAGGTGCAGAACCGTGTGCTCGTCACGGACCGGCCCTACAGCGCCGCGCAGCTCATCGAGGCGGCCAGCGCCATCAACCAGATTTACTCCGGACACGATTTCGCGTCGATCGCGAGCCGGGTTCGCGGCGAGCTCCTCGACCTGCATCACGACATCTCCTCGCTCATGCGCGCTGCGATCGAGACGGGCGGCGAGCCGATGCGCCTGACGGACGACGGCGTCGTGCTCTCCGGAGAAAGGAACCTGCTCGAGCTGGAGGACCTTTCCTCGGACCGCGTCCGGCTCCGGAAGCTCTTCGACCTCTTCGAGCGCAAGGCGCAGCTCCTGGGTCTCGTGGACGAGAGCGAACGTGCCGAAGGGGTGAAGATCTTCATCGGCGGCGACTCGGCGCTGGTCCCGCTGGACGAGTGTTCCATCGTGACCGCGCCCTACGAGGTCGATGGGCGGGTCGTGGGCACGGTCGGCGTGATCGGCCCCACGAGAATGGCCTACGAGCGCGTCATCCCGATCGTCGACGTCACCGCGAAGCTCATCTCCTCCGCGCTGTCGCAGCACTGA